The bacterium region TTTCAGCTGATGGACCTCCCCCTCCAGGACCTCGGCGGAAAGATGCCCGGGGATCTCCCTTCCGGCAGTGAAGCATTCACAGATGAAAAGATCCGTTCCCTCGGCGAGCCGGGTGAGCGCCTCGGTCCATTCGGTGTCGCCGCTCCAGCCGATGGCTTTCCCTTGCCATTCAATGCGGTAGCCGTAAGGGATGACATGGCTGCCATGGATCATGCGCTCGGTCCGCACGCGGATTTCTTCGATTTGGGCGGTTTCGCCTTCACGCAAAGTCCGGTAGCGCACGTCGAATTTCCGGCCGCTCTTTTCGGCGGTGCCGGGGTAGCAGCTCTGATAGAGCGCCTCGCAGACTTCCTCGGTACCGGGCGGGCCCGCAACGGTGAAGGGGCGATCTCGTTTGGTGCCGTATTGGTATTCCAGAAAAAGAAAGGGGATCCCCGCGATGTGATCGCCGTGCAGGTGGGTGAGAAGCACGAGGTCGATCTTCTCCATGTCGAAATCCATCCCCTTCAGCATCGGCAGGGTGGTCGGGCCGCAATCCACCAGAAGCGCCCGCACGCCGGCCGCGGAGGAAGGCTCGACAAGGTGTGCCCGCCGGAGCCGAACGCGTCTCCGGTTCCCAGGACCGTTAGATGAAGCGGGTTTGCGGGCATATCAGTCGGAAGGAATCAGATCGCCGGCCTTGACGAATTCCTCTTCCATTTCCCGGAGGATCTCCTCTACAGACGAGAGCGAAAGGCCCAGGCCTTTGACCACCTCCCGGTTCAGCGGCGGGATGCGCTTGTCGCCTCCGCTCCCGAAGCCCAGGGCGCGTACCAGAATGTCCGCCATGTGGACGACATAGGTGGTTTCGGCCGATTCGCCCGCCTTGAGGGGGTCATGGTGAAGGGTAATGGGATCGCGGATGGAGGCGGGCAGATTCCATTTGTCGCAGAGCCATTCAGCCGTTTTCGTATGGGTAAATCCCACGATCTCCGCTTCGGCCTCCATGAAAAGGAGGTTGGATTCGGCGACCTTGGCGTTTACCAGATCGAAGTAGTCCGGCTCCTCGACTTTCAGGACAACCTTGCCGATATCGTGAAGCAGGCCCGCGACCTGGACTTCTTCCGGATCGGGGAGCCCGATGCGGCGCGCGATGAGACCGGCGGTCACCGACACTCCGAGCGAGTGCATCCAGAGGGCCAGCATCTCTCCGGCCATGATGTCGAATACGGAAGCGGTCAGCACCAGCCCCTTTACGGCGTTGAAGCCGAGCAGAACGAGCGCGTGCGTGACGGTGCCGATTTTTCCGGGAAATCCGAAAAAAGCCGAGTTGATCAGGCGCAGGACCTTGGCGGAGAGCACCTGATCGGCCGAAATCATCTCCCCGACCTGTGCGGTACTCGTGTTGGGTTTCTCCACGAGGGCGGACAGCTTGGCCACGACGCCGGGAAGAGTCGGCAGGCCCTCCAGGTTTTCGACCTTGTTTCGAAAGTAGGCCAGATCGAGCGTCAAGGCATCGGTCCTTATGTTATGGGAAATCCGACAACGCCTTTAGTTGCCGGCGGTGGCTTCCGGTTTTTTTTGTTCTTTTTTTTCGGCGGCCTTCGCGGCGAGCACCGCTTCTTCTTCTTCCATCCGATTGAATATTTCGCGAATATGTTTTTCGACCACCAGCCGCAGCGCCGTCATGAGCTTGTTTTCCTCCAGACCCTGGAACCGGAGACGCACCTCCGCGAGTTGTTCCTCGAGGGTCTGTTTGGGCTTTCCGTCGTCAACAGGGTGGCCCTCGACGGTGATGTGGGAAATTTCAAGCCGCTCGAGCCGATCAAGGAGGGATTCGGTCATCTTTGTTCCCGCGGCGCATAAGACCTGGCCGTTGGCGGTTTCCACCGGGCGTGCAATGACCATCTCGGGTGCTGCCTGAGACAATTTAATGCGCTGCATCTCGTTTGATCCGGCGCGGCCGGTTCCCCATAAAAGGCTGATTGGAGCACGGGA contains the following coding sequences:
- a CDS encoding MBL fold metallo-hydrolase, encoding MRALLVDCGPTTLPMLKGMDFDMEKIDLVLLTHLHGDHIAGIPFLFLEYQYGTKRDRPFTVAGPPGTEEVCEALYQSCYPGTAEKSGRKFDVRYRTLREGETAQIEEIRVRTERMIHGSHVIPYGYRIEWQGKAIGWSGDTEWTEALTRLAEGTDLFICECFTAGREIPGHLSAEVLEGEVHQLK
- a CDS encoding HDOD domain-containing protein, with product MTLDLAYFRNKVENLEGLPTLPGVVAKLSALVEKPNTSTAQVGEMISADQVLSAKVLRLINSAFFGFPGKIGTVTHALVLLGFNAVKGLVLTASVFDIMAGEMLALWMHSLGVSVTAGLIARRIGLPDPEEVQVAGLLHDIGKVVLKVEEPDYFDLVNAKVAESNLLFMEAEAEIVGFTHTKTAEWLCDKWNLPASIRDPITLHHDPLKAGESAETTYVVHMADILVRALGFGSGGDKRIPPLNREVVKGLGLSLSSVEEILREMEEEFVKAGDLIPSD